From Flectobacillus major DSM 103, one genomic window encodes:
- a CDS encoding DUF5777 family beta-barrel protein, which translates to MKRWVVIFGLWLAGIPMSFAQDDLLDVLSKEQNDIPIYTTATFKSTRLVSGHSVETIAEKHLDFRVSHRFGAVNSGFTELFGLDQSTIRLGLEYGLTNRLTIGLGRSSSEKVYDYYAKYKVLRQSTGSVSMPVTITALVAGYTTTQPTSPNRMYFNNVERQSYCAQLLIARKFGEKLSLQLAPTVLHRNKSETPIDANTLYSLGIGGRFKLSKRTSFNAEYYYTPSQIGDTPLRDPQFTNALSVGFDIETGGHVFQLHLSNSKGMMERALIGQTTGQWSSGDIFYGFNISRVFSFDKSAQKKHQ; encoded by the coding sequence ATGAAACGTTGGGTAGTCATATTCGGGCTTTGGCTCGCTGGAATTCCTATGTCTTTTGCACAAGATGACTTATTAGATGTACTTTCCAAAGAACAGAACGATATTCCAATTTATACAACGGCAACGTTCAAATCTACTCGTTTGGTGAGTGGCCACTCAGTCGAAACAATTGCCGAAAAACACTTAGATTTTAGAGTTTCTCACCGATTTGGAGCGGTCAACTCAGGTTTTACCGAACTCTTTGGCTTAGACCAATCTACGATTCGACTAGGCTTAGAATATGGGCTGACCAATCGCCTCACCATTGGGCTGGGGCGTTCTAGCTCAGAAAAAGTATACGACTATTATGCCAAGTATAAAGTGCTACGTCAGTCAACAGGTAGCGTATCAATGCCTGTAACCATTACGGCATTGGTGGCAGGGTATACTACCACACAACCTACATCGCCCAATAGAATGTATTTCAACAATGTAGAACGACAAAGCTATTGTGCCCAACTTTTGATTGCACGAAAATTTGGCGAAAAGCTTTCTTTGCAGCTTGCTCCAACGGTATTGCACCGCAACAAATCCGAAACACCCATAGATGCCAATACGCTTTATAGCTTGGGCATCGGCGGTAGATTCAAGCTGAGTAAACGAACCTCATTCAATGCCGAATATTATTATACCCCTTCTCAAATTGGTGATACGCCCCTGCGTGACCCTCAATTTACCAATGCCCTTTCGGTGGGTTTTGATATTGAAACAGGTGGGCACGTTTTTCAATTACATCTTTCCAATTCAAAAGGTATGATGGAAAGAGCTTTGATTGGCCAAACAACAGGACAGTGGTCGAGTGGGGATATATTCTATGGTTTTAATATTTCAAGGGTATTTAGTTTTGATAAATCTGCTCAAAAAAAACATCAATAA